Proteins encoded within one genomic window of Gadus macrocephalus chromosome 18, ASM3116895v1:
- the gspt1 gene encoding eukaryotic peptide chain release factor GTP-binding subunit ERF3A isoform X1: MDHRDTAPDSWELEEDAEAPTTAAGLSAAIAALNVNAKPFVPNINAAVFVPSFFQSTAVESPPVSDAPSDPTGSMEVAGTIAPVENGGTESDMVTEEETWEQKDEPDGGGGGEEEGGEKEEEGAACGQGGPSDEEVQRLELGDEDEEDDDDEMMMEEEEEELPLPKVAPAQPNAPKKEHVNVVFIGHVDAGKSTIGGQIMYLTGMVEKRTLEKYEREAKEKNRETWYLSWALDTNQEERDKGKTVEVGRAYFETEKKHFTILDAPGHKSFVPNMIGGASQADLAVLVISARKGEFETGFEKGGQTREHAMLAKTAGVKHLIVLVNKMDDPTVNWSLDRYEECKEKLVPFLKKVGFNPKKDIYFMPCSGLTGSNLKEPVPECTWYTGLPFISHLDSLPSFTRSSDGPVRLPIVDKYKDMGTVILGKLESGSISKAQQLVMMPNRHTVEVLSLLSDDVETDDADPGENLKLRLKGIEEEEILPGFILCNAENLCHSGRTFDAQIVIIEHKSIICPGYNAVLHIHTCIEEVQITALICLVDKKSGEKSKTRPRFVKQDQVCIARLRAAGTICLETFKDFPQMGRFTLRDEGKTIAIGKVLKLVPDKD; the protein is encoded by the exons ATGGACCACAGAGACACAGCCCCAGATTCGTGGGAGCTAGAGGAAGATGCCGAGGCCCCTACAACGGCTGCTGGTCTCTCAGCTGCTATCGCCGCTCTGAACGTAAACGCGAAACCGTTTGTCCCCAACATTAACGCTGCGGTATTTGTGCCAAGCTTCTTCCAGAGTACCGCTGTTGAAAGTCCGCCAGTATCAGATG CTCCGTCTGATCCTACTGGCAGTATGGAGGTAGCAGGCACTATCG CTCCAGTGGAGAATGGGGGTACCGAGTCCGACATGGTAACAGAAGAGGAGACCTGGGAGCAGAAGGATGAACCggatggtgggggaggaggtgaagaagaaggaggcgagaaggaagaggagggtgctgCCTGTGGCCAAGGAGGCCCCTCTGACGAGGAGGTCCAGCGGCTGGAGCtgggggatgaggatgaggaggatgacgacgatgagatgatgatggaggaggaagaggaggagctacCCCTTCCCAAAGTGGCTCCTGCCCAGCCCAATGCCCCCAAGAAGGAGCACGTCAATGTGGTCTTCATCGGTCATGTCG ATGCTGGCAAATCCACTATTGGTGGACAGATCAT GTATTTGACCGGTATGGTGGAGAAGAGGACTCTGGAGAAATACGAACGAGAAGCAAAGGAGAAGAACAGAGAGACATG GTACCTGTCCTGGGCTTTGGACACCAaccaggaggagagggacaagGGGAAGACGGTGGAGGTAGGCCGGGCGTACTTTGAGACAGAGAAGAAGCACTTCACCATCCTGGACGCGCCGGGACATAAGAGCTTTGTGCCCAACATGATCGGTGGGGCGTCGCAAGCGGACCTCGCAGTGCTG GTGATCTCAGCCAGGAAGGGAGAGTTTGAGACGGGCTTCGAGAAGGGCGGGCAGACACGGGAACACGCCATGCTGGCTAAGACAGCGGGCGTCAAACACCTGATCGTCCTTGTCAACAAAATGGACGACCCCACCGTCAATTGGAGTCTTGATAG GTATGAAGAATGCAAGGAGAAGTTGGTGCCATTCCTCAAGAAGGTGGGCTTCAACCCCAAGAAGGACATCTACTTCATGCCCTGCTCAGGCCTCACGGGGTCCAACCTTAAGGAGCCCGTCCCAGAATGCACCTGGTACAC AGGGCTGCCATTCATCTCGCACCTGGACAGCTTGCCAAGCTTCACCCGGTCCAGCGACGGCCCCGTCAGACTCCCCATTGTAGACAAGTACAAG gacATGGGCACGGTGATCCTCGGAAAGCTGGAGTCTGGCTCCATCAGTAAAGCCCAGCAGCTGGTGATGATGCCGAACAGG CACACGGTGGAGGTGCTGAGCCTGCTGAGCGACGACGTGGAGACGGACGACGCCGACCCCGGGGAGAACCTCAAGCTGCGTCTGAAGGgcatcgaggaggaggagatcctGCCCGGCTTCATCCTCTGCAACGCTGAGAACCTCTGCCACTCCGGACGCACCTTCGACGCCCAG ATTGTCATCATTGAACACAAATCAATCATATGCCCCGGTTACAACGCAGTCCTGCACATTCACACCTGCATTGAAGAAGTTCAAATCACA GCCTTAATCTGTCTGGTGGACAAGAAGTCTGGGGAGAAGAGCAAGACCCGGCCCCGCTTTGTGAAGCAGGACCAGGTGTGCATCGCCCGGCTCCGGGCGGCCGGGACCATCTGCCTGGAGACCTTCAAGGACTTCCCTCAGATGGGACGATTCACGCTGCGTGACgaag GTAAAACCATCGCTATTGGCAAAGTGCTGAAGTTGGTTCCAGATAAGGACTAA
- the gspt1 gene encoding eukaryotic peptide chain release factor GTP-binding subunit ERF3A isoform X2: MDHRDTAPDSWELEEDAEAPTTAAGLSAAIAALNVNAKPFVPNINAAVFVPSFFQSTAVESPPVSDAPVENGGTESDMVTEEETWEQKDEPDGGGGGEEEGGEKEEEGAACGQGGPSDEEVQRLELGDEDEEDDDDEMMMEEEEEELPLPKVAPAQPNAPKKEHVNVVFIGHVDAGKSTIGGQIMYLTGMVEKRTLEKYEREAKEKNRETWYLSWALDTNQEERDKGKTVEVGRAYFETEKKHFTILDAPGHKSFVPNMIGGASQADLAVLVISARKGEFETGFEKGGQTREHAMLAKTAGVKHLIVLVNKMDDPTVNWSLDRYEECKEKLVPFLKKVGFNPKKDIYFMPCSGLTGSNLKEPVPECTWYTGLPFISHLDSLPSFTRSSDGPVRLPIVDKYKDMGTVILGKLESGSISKAQQLVMMPNRHTVEVLSLLSDDVETDDADPGENLKLRLKGIEEEEILPGFILCNAENLCHSGRTFDAQIVIIEHKSIICPGYNAVLHIHTCIEEVQITALICLVDKKSGEKSKTRPRFVKQDQVCIARLRAAGTICLETFKDFPQMGRFTLRDEGKTIAIGKVLKLVPDKD, translated from the exons ATGGACCACAGAGACACAGCCCCAGATTCGTGGGAGCTAGAGGAAGATGCCGAGGCCCCTACAACGGCTGCTGGTCTCTCAGCTGCTATCGCCGCTCTGAACGTAAACGCGAAACCGTTTGTCCCCAACATTAACGCTGCGGTATTTGTGCCAAGCTTCTTCCAGAGTACCGCTGTTGAAAGTCCGCCAGTATCAGATG CTCCAGTGGAGAATGGGGGTACCGAGTCCGACATGGTAACAGAAGAGGAGACCTGGGAGCAGAAGGATGAACCggatggtgggggaggaggtgaagaagaaggaggcgagaaggaagaggagggtgctgCCTGTGGCCAAGGAGGCCCCTCTGACGAGGAGGTCCAGCGGCTGGAGCtgggggatgaggatgaggaggatgacgacgatgagatgatgatggaggaggaagaggaggagctacCCCTTCCCAAAGTGGCTCCTGCCCAGCCCAATGCCCCCAAGAAGGAGCACGTCAATGTGGTCTTCATCGGTCATGTCG ATGCTGGCAAATCCACTATTGGTGGACAGATCAT GTATTTGACCGGTATGGTGGAGAAGAGGACTCTGGAGAAATACGAACGAGAAGCAAAGGAGAAGAACAGAGAGACATG GTACCTGTCCTGGGCTTTGGACACCAaccaggaggagagggacaagGGGAAGACGGTGGAGGTAGGCCGGGCGTACTTTGAGACAGAGAAGAAGCACTTCACCATCCTGGACGCGCCGGGACATAAGAGCTTTGTGCCCAACATGATCGGTGGGGCGTCGCAAGCGGACCTCGCAGTGCTG GTGATCTCAGCCAGGAAGGGAGAGTTTGAGACGGGCTTCGAGAAGGGCGGGCAGACACGGGAACACGCCATGCTGGCTAAGACAGCGGGCGTCAAACACCTGATCGTCCTTGTCAACAAAATGGACGACCCCACCGTCAATTGGAGTCTTGATAG GTATGAAGAATGCAAGGAGAAGTTGGTGCCATTCCTCAAGAAGGTGGGCTTCAACCCCAAGAAGGACATCTACTTCATGCCCTGCTCAGGCCTCACGGGGTCCAACCTTAAGGAGCCCGTCCCAGAATGCACCTGGTACAC AGGGCTGCCATTCATCTCGCACCTGGACAGCTTGCCAAGCTTCACCCGGTCCAGCGACGGCCCCGTCAGACTCCCCATTGTAGACAAGTACAAG gacATGGGCACGGTGATCCTCGGAAAGCTGGAGTCTGGCTCCATCAGTAAAGCCCAGCAGCTGGTGATGATGCCGAACAGG CACACGGTGGAGGTGCTGAGCCTGCTGAGCGACGACGTGGAGACGGACGACGCCGACCCCGGGGAGAACCTCAAGCTGCGTCTGAAGGgcatcgaggaggaggagatcctGCCCGGCTTCATCCTCTGCAACGCTGAGAACCTCTGCCACTCCGGACGCACCTTCGACGCCCAG ATTGTCATCATTGAACACAAATCAATCATATGCCCCGGTTACAACGCAGTCCTGCACATTCACACCTGCATTGAAGAAGTTCAAATCACA GCCTTAATCTGTCTGGTGGACAAGAAGTCTGGGGAGAAGAGCAAGACCCGGCCCCGCTTTGTGAAGCAGGACCAGGTGTGCATCGCCCGGCTCCGGGCGGCCGGGACCATCTGCCTGGAGACCTTCAAGGACTTCCCTCAGATGGGACGATTCACGCTGCGTGACgaag GTAAAACCATCGCTATTGGCAAAGTGCTGAAGTTGGTTCCAGATAAGGACTAA
- the rsl1d1 gene encoding ribosomal L1 domain-containing protein 1: MRVLQKHVKPHSSRNMAETNEALVLDREQVKKAVLALQAFLKSKSTSEALFLNESEHISLLFTLWKIPKKASNIRIPLPHNQRSDTDEVCLFTRDEPNMTGDQTQRFYKRLLEEKGINIAEVIPYKLLKTEYKSIESKRRLLGNFDLFLSDGRIRRLLPSHLGKNFYLNKKDPLSVDLQSKSLARDLKSIIHGTRMKINNKGSCCMASIGHSGMTTEQLTDNIESAVKGVVDKMRTQGPVVKLIHLKSLASVALPIYNAVLSQITTLDEAQKSAKSLKKKKVAKKVSGADDNDEEIPTLVPIGTPAKKAKLEKPQKSKKKVVLETAPKAPRPRRRRTHKPAALEKALTPNALNKSPKHGGQKKTQKHQPQKTGKPSPKPKKKARKMTK, translated from the exons atgcgtgtCTTGCAGAAACACGTGAAGCCACATTCTAGCAGAAACATGGCAGAAACGAATGAAGCCCTCGTGTTGGACCGGGAACAG GTGAAGAAAGCTGTCCTGGCACTACAGGCTTTCTTGAAGTCCAAGTCAACCTCTGAAGCGCTGTTCCTGAACGAGAGCGAGcacatctctctcctcttcacGCTATGGAAGATCCCTAAGAAAGCAAGCAACATCCGCAT CCCATTGCCACATAACCAGAGATCGGATACGGACGAAGTGTGCCTTTTTACCAGAGATGAACCCAACATGACCGGCGATCAGACGCAGAGGTTCTATAAGAGACTACTGGAAGAAAAAGGCATCAATATCGCAGAG GTCATCCCCTACAAGTTGCTGAAGACGGAATACAAGTCCATTGAGTCCAAGAGGCGGTTGCTGGGAAACTTTGACCTGTTTTTGTCCGACGGCCGCATCCGACGACTCCTTCCCTCCCACCTGGGAAAGAACTTCTATTTGAATAAAAA AGACCCCTTATCTGTGGACCTGCAGAGCAAGAGTCTGGCCCGGGATCTGAAGAGCATCATTCATGGGACCCGCATGAAGATCAACAACAAGGGTTCCTGCTG TATGGCTTCCATCGGCCACTCTGGGATGACCACAGAGCAGCTAACGGACAACATTGAGTCGGCGGTAAAAGGGGTCGTGGATAAAATGCGTACG CAAGGACCCGTGGTGAAGCTTATCCACCTGAAGAGCCTGGCGTCCGTGGCTTTGCCCATCTACAACGCAGTGCTCAGTCAAATCACCACCCTGGACGAAGCACAGAAATCCGCCAAATCACTCAAGAAAAag AAGGTGGCCAAGAAGGTTTCTGGTGCTGATGACAACGATGAGGAAATCCCAACGCTGGTTCCCATTGGAACACCCGCCAAAAAGGCAAAGCTTGAG AAACCACAGAAGAGCAAAAAGAAGGTGGTCCTCGAGACGGCCCCTAAAGCCCCCAgaccccggaggaggaggacacacaAACCTGCCGCCCTGGAGAAGGCCCTCACACCTAACGCTCTGAACAAATCCCCTAAACACGGCGGACAGAAAAAGACCCAGAAGCACCAGCCCCAGAAGACCGGCAAGCCTTCTCCCAAACCCAAAAAGAAGGCACGTAAAATGACCAAATGA
- the LOC132446357 gene encoding phosphoinositide-interacting protein-like, with translation MDARLLDESEERPRRSCCLPSGNASEPSDWAHFHKPIITMVMGALMSAAGAALLLLRALGVSEAPHAMVPACLSAGPVFVVLGLVWIPILRQKQRRRASCYEGGTLYGTER, from the coding sequence ATGGATGCAAGACTTTTGGACGAATCGGAAGAACGGCCGCGACGGTCCTGCTGCCTTCCTTCAGGGAACGCCTCGGAACCTTCCGACTGGGCCCACTTCCACAAGCCCATCATCACCATGGTGATGGGCGCCCTGATGTCGGCCGCGGGGGCCGCTCTGCTGCTGTTGCGCGCCCTGGGTGTGAGCGAGGCCCCCCACGCCATGGTCCCCGCCTGCCTGTCGGCGGGGCCCGTGTTCGTGGTGCTGGGCCTGGTGTGGATCCCCATTCTGAGGCAGAAGCAGAGACGTCGCGCCTCCTGTTACGAGGGGGGCACCCTGTACGGCACCGAGCGGTGA
- the si:dkeyp-72e1.6 gene encoding transmembrane protein 238-like yields MSQRATRTLPRSRTHHPHISSGSGIPPREWTEHTVAMSTEVRMEPVTEIQYGGVGRCKCSFWFAVAHDVLGLVIMMMGVFGGFAIHDLLIYAGSIILFFSLIWWVFWYSGNIDVPPGELEDDVGMVKMKKGGLTGVVRSMSSRVSSGLRSSFRRTSGRFRRDAPAAGDEPQHRESRPSTGSQMRNVEVALSTISEVTESTAS; encoded by the coding sequence ATGAGTCAGAGAGCCACACGCACTTTGCCACGCTCTCGAACACACCACCCTCACATTTCGTCGGGTTCTGGGATTCCTCCTCGGGAGTGGACGGAACACACCGTCGCCATGTCGACGGAGGTGCGGATGGAGCCCGTGACGGAGATCCAGTACGGTGGCGTGGGCCGCTGCAAGTGCTCCTTCTGGTTCGCCGTGGCGCACGACGTCCTGGGCCTGGTCATCATGATGATGGGGGTGTTCGGCGGCTTCGCCATCCACGACCTGCTCATCTACGCCGGCTCCATCATCCTCTTCTTCAGCCTCATCTGGTGGGTGTTCTGGTACAGCGGCAACATCGACGTGCCCCCCGGGGAGCTGGAGGACGACGTGGGCATGGTGAAGATGAAGAAAGGCGGGCTGACCGGCGTCGTCAGGAGCATGTCCAGCCGCGTCTCCAGTGGCCTCCGCAGCTCCTTCCGGAGGACGAGCGGACGCTTCCGGAGGGACGCCCCGGCGGCGGGCGACGAGCCTCAGCACAGGGAGAGCAGGCCCTCCACCGGCAGCCAGATGAGGAACGTGGAGGTGGCGCTGTCCACCATCTCTGAGGTCACCGAGTCCACGGCCTCGTGA